From the Glycine max cultivar Williams 82 chromosome 11, Glycine_max_v4.0, whole genome shotgun sequence genome, the window GGAGGTGTGTAAGATCGTAATTGGTCTCTGTCCTTGCCCACGAACTCAAACCTTGAATTGTTTTTACCACAGAAGGGAAGCGATTCAAAGTCAGAGTTGTTGGTGTATATTGAATATGTGAAAGGAAACATGGCATGTGCATGCCCTGTCCTGAGTTTGAAACCATCGAGCTATCCCTTAATTAAGATGgtcataaaaacattttattcatTACGACTAGGCCAAGATTTTATCAGACTTTCATAAGATATATGATCTTGACGGCTTAGATCATTATTAAATcacacaaaatcaaaattagttGGTTCATGGCATGCAAACGAGGAATCGATCGTAGCTGAGAGGGTAATTAAACTACGCAACAATAATGCCAAACTAATAGGTAATTAGTTTAGGTCCTTTTGGAAATTAGGACCCTTTGGTCAGTTTGGTGAGTGGGACCAAAGCCTAATGGAATcacatatatttttagatttaagtAATCTCAACTAGGCATCTTTATCAAGTTCGGTTGACAGGGAAAATCTCTTTGGCTAAGTAAAAATTATGAACATAATAGGACACACGAATTTAAAGTAGCATGCATCaagacaaaattacaaaataaattactgTAAAACTTGTGAAGAACCAATATTTATCCTCACCACGAAGATTTGTATTCTATAACTGGACACTGGGAATCCCTCGTGCATATTATCTTTCTTATGCCTTAAATCCttatttatatacaaatatgtaaATCACAACACAAGACTGAAATCTATAATTTTCTCAAACTAAGAATTTTGCTTTTGTTTGGAAAATCACTTAAGGTGGAGGAACAATGGAGCGggaaaagaataattatttatttaatgtacgTTAGaatgctaattaattaatttatacaattttttaatgaacaaatttaatcattttaagaaGCTTTTGAAtaaaatctctctctcttttagatgcaaaataaattaatttggaaTTGAATATGCATTCTAAGGTATCACATATATCACGTTTAAGCTCATTGTCAACTTCATTCCtcccattttcttttcttcttagcAAACAATCATTTAGGTACGTACATTTaaacatcaaaataatctttgaGCAGAAACTAACCATcaaattttactaaattttgaattcgggttcattttttattttcaaaaatagatATAGAGATTTTAGCAACTAAAGTATTGAGCCCATGCAATTAAGACAAATCTCGAAGCTTTTCTCGCTACAATCACACTAGTACTGCGATGTGCTCGATCGGTTCAAAGCTGGAAATACACACAATACATGAACCATCCAATAAGAACAAAACGCTTATGCAAACGAGACTTTTGAGCGGAGAGAGTTTGGTTTTCTTTATTATTCTGGAACATCAAGTTGAAGAAGCAAAGCATTGTCCTTCCATATGAAATGCCGCAGTATCATTTTCATTCCGTCCAAAGATGTTGTCTGGTAGGTTTCCGGCAATTCTGGTGACCACAAAATGGTGTGTCCTAGTAATGTTTGGGGAGTATAAAAATATGTGAAAGTGCGtgcttaaaaatatatttaacctaCACTGTGTCACTCCACAAAAGGCCACGAAAGTGGGCAAACACCACAATACAATGCCAAATTACTCTATTAATATtcctaaattaaatttattagaaaaaagttgttttttttcaattttttttttgtgcaagtTACTAACATAATCAAACTAAAAAAGAGATCTGAGGACATTAGTgtcataaataaatagatagatagagagggagagagagtgaAGAAGTCTGAGGACATTACTctcataaataaatagatagagagaatgagagagtaAGAGGGGGattaaatgacatttttttaataacttttaattggataatttcatttcaaaatttatcattagattaaattatttttttcatataaattatatcaaccaaattttttattaataaaaatattttatatctcactataaattaaaatcgatGTAATATATACTTTCAAAATATACTGAAATGTGAATCATTTAAACATATTCTTATAgatgttttattttcataaaatataacataaataatcaagataatatataattataattcaacATCTAGATTTATCAAATTCACATGATATATGATTATTGAATGATGTAATAGTTGATGTATATTATACCGATATCATTTTATCTCTCTCGtatgaaacattttttattaatataaataaaatttgataaatatattctaTATAAAAGAAAGTTTCAATCAACAATGAGTTTTGAggcttatccaaaaaaaaaagaataattttgagATGAAATTAGTCAATTGAAGGttattgaatattatatatatttaattcagCGATTAACAAAGaacgagaataaaaaatgattctCCAAAATTAAATGCTTGTTTTGgctaaattttaatgaaatatttttttcaaaaaaaaaatctaacagaaaattataaaaaatagttttaaaataaagcaATCCGCTCTAGATCGGAGCAAGCAGCAATAGGCCCAATAAACAGAAGCAGGTTAGTTGAGCAATAAGTAGGCCGGCCTCATTTGCTAAAGCCCAACTCCCCGCGGTAAAGCTCTTGAAAGTTAATGTGACTTGGCAGTTCCcactctcaaaatttaaaactcaaTTCATGCAGATGCAGGTAAACCATCACTTGGCTTTTTCGTTTGTGGCCACTGGAGAAGAGAGCGATTGGAACTTGTAGGAGGATTCCGGCACAATCGTAAAccaaacacaaataataaaataattattgcttTCAACTACTAACAAATAGATTTCTTGAATCAATAACTTCGTGGACCAGAGACCTTTTagacattattaaattgatgtgTATGTCTGCTTATAATAGCCTCTGGAAAATCACAATAATCAAATCAGCCGTTTTTCGTATTGGTGAACAAACTTTGGTTTAAATATTTGCCTTAAAAACTTGTGGGACATGTGTTTTTATAcctacaaataatttattaggaCACGGTGAACTTTAGGTATTATGTCAGCTTCAATCATTCTGACTAAAAAAGTTAGAGTAGATTTCATGTTTTCAATTTGATGCCCTCATGAAACCTTTTCAAAATTGATAGCCGTTCTGTCTTATGCAATATGCAAAGAATCTTACAGGACCTGATCAACTTGCACATAGTTAGAAATAGAACCATTTGTGTgactttataaataaatatgaaaaaagtatATGCCTTTAGTTAAAttaatgaaagagaatgaataagttaataattttataattaatacataCAAACGTGCAGGTATATctgtattatataaaaatagcgCATAGATATATAAAATGCAAACAATTGTTTGATTAATTTAGATAAACTAAAGATGTTCTTTCCAAATTATGCTGAAATAGTGAAATGCcatatcacatttttttaaaaggctgCCATATCACATATTGACAAGCTCCAGCTGAATCATATGAGTTGTTTTAATTAGGATACTGACTATGCAGTACAGTTAATATTATTGGATTGGGTATTTTTCATAGGCACGAAATTGAGAGAGGGACGACACTATGGGAAGCACAGGAATATGACTATACACCGTGATAGAATTATCGACGTTTACCAAGAGGTTGAGGTAACTCTATTTATCAAAACGTAAAATCAAGAGTCAAGTTCCATGCCCACAGTACGTAAAAGGGTGGTGAAAATTTGCAACTCTGGGGAATAACATGCTTGTAAATATGTTTGCATAATTCAGTGCAAGTAAATATAAAGCCCTCCTTTGTTTCTTTTATGGCTAGGGGAACAATAAGGCACATATGTGCAGAACTTGAAGCAACAAGGATACATGGACTAAGCAAGGATGAGCTCAGTGCCCTTTCCGAGCAACACTATCCTATGATCTTTGTAAAGGCTCAAATCACTTATCAGTCACATATTTGAGTTATTGCTTGAGGTGGGGGTACCAAAGGTTTTAGTATGATCTCACTTGTCAGTTGACCGCTATGAAGTCTGTGACAAACAAACAATTGACATTGACGATGCATTGGATGCCCTACCATGTGCATAGCATAACAAGCCCCCCATTTCCAAAGCCACATTAAGTTGGTTTCACTTTCTTGTTTGTGGATTGGAATTTTCTGGTTAATATTCAGTTACCAAACTTTTTTTTCCCGCTTTTATGGTGTGATTGTTACATGACGAATTCCAGTGCcttatttttttggttcatGTGAAAACATGACTCGTTCATTCTGGTTGTGTTTATTGGACTAGTTTTCAAGACATTAGTTTGGTCAATGAAGATTGTTACATTCATTTAGTTTGATTCCccgaataattatttttttcaacatcaattaattcaaaagttatttagactaattaataatGTCACTTggaccaaaaaatatttaaggacTTCTGCCAATTTTTCTAAGAGCAAATAAAAGGTCCGAAAATGTTTGGCAGACAGGATTCTCTttacttttgattttatttttgttgattttgattctctttacttttgAATGGTAGAAGGAGATTTGTGCCTgataaaagtgaaaatagaaaggcgcattattaatttttgaagaTTTGAGTATCTAGGCCCAGTGAACTTGTCGTCCCAGAAGTGGGGCAGAAGAAATAAAGAATGGAAAGTAAATGCAACCGTTGCTAATGATAAGTCAACTGCTGCAGTGACTGCTTCCAGAAATATGAAGTTAAGTCTTTACGATGAAGTAAAAGGCTAGCTAATGAAAACTTTGGAGCTCCATGAATGAGAATTTTGAAAGGACTGGGATTAATTAATTCCTGAAGCCCAGCTCTACCTTGTTACTCTTGGTTGCATATTATGTACACATAACCTTGTTTGAGGATCACGagttttagttagaattgaACTTTGTTGTCACAATATACCTGTTACTACTCTTTCACAAATTTACAATGGAATACAACTGAACCTCTCACAATACCTGTTATTTCACGCTCACAATTGAAACATAAGTAAAACCTGACTACCCGAGTCATTGAAAAAGCATAACTTGCAAGGGTAATTGTGAGAAATATTTCCCATATATAAAGGCGCATACTTCAGAAATCCATTCAAAAGTCCTACACTAAGAAGAGCTAGAAGAAATCTGGGTATAAAGCTTGACACGTCCTAAAAATTTTGGGTGAAAACCATGGGCATTGTGCTGAAATAGATAGCAAAGAGATTAcgtaaaattaaagtaaatgcCATGAAAGTGAGCACCAAGAGAATATGAAGAAAATACACAGAGTGGAGAGAAAAATACTGTTTGATCACACAGCATCCCACGGCAGAATAATGTTCCGTTTTAAACTTTCTTCCCAAAAAAACAGCATTGGTGAAAGCAAGAGTTTGCCCCCCTTGTATTAAGCATAAGTACGTTGTTTTAATGCAGATGTTATCTCTTATCATTAAAGCAATGCCTGACATACCCAAGTTATTATTAGGaaaacatgaaaagaaaaagcaagCACAGCTATTAATAATCAAAAGTATCTAGTTTCAAACACTTCTTTGGTGTCCTTACTCCATAAGTAATTAAGTATCCACCCGAGACCAACTTAAGTAGCTCACAATTCTACCAAAAGGTAAGAACCCCAACACAGACTGAAGAGATCCTGAAATGCATTTTTACTCACCACCTGCCCAACATCTGAGAAGGCAACATTAAGAGATCAAAGTATGCTTAAAGCAGCACTGTAGTTGCTGTCAACAAAGGTTGCCATCAAACTCCATGAGAACGAGGTACGAACTTCTTTGATAACCAAAAAGTGGGTGGGACAGAATCACTTCCTCTGCATAACTGAGATGATAAAAATTTAGTCCACTATAGAGGTAAAAAGCTGAAAATGTAATGATCCTGCCCTCAGTTAAGGAACAGAGGAAAGAGATGCAGTTAAGCTGACTTCAACCTAATAAATCCCAATACTAATTTGATGAGCCAAAGCATCAGAACCAGATAACCGCTAGTAACTTATTgtacatatatttataaatttaaaatatgaaacattTGCATTCAAGCTTATGCTAAACTTTGGATTTAGGAATATATGTTACggtaattgtttttatttaccaTTTGCTTTTAAGGCAAAACCAGTACTTTGAGAGTGACCTATGTACGTAtagtatatacttttttttttttatgctggCATATCTTGTAAGTTTTTAGGGCAAAAAGtatatacttttttatgttGGTATgtcttgtaattttttgttttattttgatctctaattttaaaattttaaatgctgTTCAGGGTGAATATGCGATTTCAGtctttaaaatacaaaattgaaaacagtatttgtttgaataaaaattaggtTCAGATAATTTTTTAGCtggttaaaaacattttttcttaattttgaaaaagggtctcttattattgattttagttCTATAGGTTCACTCACTTGGTTTCTTATATCTTGGGGTATCGAGATGTTAACCCTGCAATGTTTTCAACGGAATCAAAATCACCATTCCCATGGCCCCTTCACCGTCGTTTTGTGTCATTTGTGGACAAATTGTGGTGGTTAACGTAACTATGCTTGTTCTTGCTTAGTATTTTTTAGTTGTCTTCAAATCGTATTGCTCTCCTCTACTGTGCTATCCAACACATGGCAttgataataacttttaattaattaacagtgCAATTTACATTAATACTCtcataaattagttatttttaattaatggtaCTAACATAATTTCAaagtttattcttaaaatactcTTACGATTAACTAGTTTAACTGATGGTTAGATATGATGAGAATATTCGTAATCcaattaatacttttttaacCAATGAAAATGAACTATATTCTTAGCTTGCATTcacttttatgaaaaaatgagtgatgttttattgttaaacttcactatatatattttggtaaatgttgttaattgttagtttttttatatgcatGAAAAATATTGTCATTTATTTCCTGAAGGACCGGAGGtagatacataaaaattaaactttttacatactattttttttaataaattttaaaattaaacttaagatctttaaaaatttgaaaccaTTCTAATCGAACGAACATATATttggtaaaaagtaaaaacaagcaaaataacacaagtaataaaaaatagaagtttttattttagtataaatgaaaaaaatattttatttaaaaattagtatttcaagttttcaacttgaaattgcattatttttttttaaatttaaaaacaataaataaataatatatgcattgATAATGTAGTGGTTGAAATTTAAGGTACGTGTATAATAAATTGGTTGATGTTTATTATTtacactaaatatttttaataattatataaatatttacttctgattaattaataatgtaattttttttatattaacaataCATATCTATTAAGCTTTATTTTTAATGGTTAAACTTTGAACCTAAGTAGTCACgctttttttctctaaatgaTAAATGGATACGATTCTTGCTTAATTTACCTTCAtatattaagttaaaatatatttttgaaaagtcCTTAacctttttaacatattttctgTAAAATAAAGGCTTATACTATTCCtaatgttaaatttgttaacttattgtataaattttttataaaacaaaatgacACACATTGATCGATGACATTGATgtgaagtttaaaataatttagttttttttctaatttattatttggttttaatttagtctttttttaattttgttttctaatttttaaaaacgaTTTAATTTGGTTCTCTAATTTTGGTAGGTTGAATTTGGTTCTCTAACTtttagaattgattttttttggaaatgtgTATTTGGTAGCATTTTAGAATCATTcaatgatgatcttgaactattataaaatatgatttattatcatttagatttgagatcaaattaaatcgattaaaaaaattaaaagatcaaattaaatttaaaaaataaattagagaactAAAACATAACATTTATTAAGTAATACTATACATTAGGAGGAAGAAATTTTGAAGTTAACTATCAAACTCATTACttcttttttattggttaaaattaaaaggaaaaaggaaaaaaaaacaaaggaaaaaaattgataaaaatatggGTGATCCATGATTTAACTAGGTAATTTTGATACAGAGTTCCTTTAGTACTTGTAAgcaatttctttatttatgtcaCACCCTTATATTTTTTGGATGAATGAGAGATAAGAAAGAAAACGGGAGAAATTGATAAATGAGATCAATAATTTGacggaaaagaaaaagatataaaaaaatataaaatttaccacATGAAGAACAAGGGTTGTGAAATTTATTGGTAGCAGCCATAAGGACAAAGATGTGCTTCACTACAATAACTACCAATCAACCAAATAAAGGTACGACGTTAATTGTCactatcttcttcttttgtcaaGATAAACCACAAATTGGCCTCTTCCATTTCTCCATTTCGAAATTTGCACAGAATCATTCCTCAAATGCAGTCAGAAAACTGTTCCCACACTAATCACAGATCCTCAAAAAATCTAGTTGACATGATGCGATTGGTCCTACGTGGGTAATCATAGTATTATCACTGTGAATTGCTTTAAGAGCAATGCAAAACCAAATAGCATGCTCCTAATTCATCGTTTCTACAAAAATCTTCTCTCCATTTTCAATCTTTTTCACCTTCTACAGGACTACCACcgagaaagagaaagaacaaaACCAGGTACAGTGATCCAGGATCTTCAAGGGAAGGACCACTTTTATGTCCCAAAAATGAATCAAGGCAAGGCAACTAATAAAAGTGAAACAGTTACTATATATAAGCTCTTTGAAGCAAAGCATCGGGAAAGGAACTCAACTATGTCCCATATGCATATCTCCACCTTCCTCCAACATCATTCCCTGGTCACGGCATTCACGGCTGCAAAATGCCCTCTCTCCCCTGAATTATAATCATACTCATAAGCTATTTAGATTAATCACCCAATATGTTTTCACTTAATTTCATTCATAATCAGTCTTTTTATCCTAAAACATCACGCAGCAAAATACATATTTTGTCATCAGTTATAGCGAAAAGATAATCAAATTTGAACTTTGTCCATCAAGTGATCACATATGATACAGGTTATGCTATCAAATTTCATGCAGAGATTAAAATCTGTATTCCAGAAACAGGTCAAATTTTCATGAGCTTGACATGCATTCGTGCCTATAATATTTCCATTGATTAATAGCAATGGTGTTTATGGGGATGGATACAGAAAAAAGCAATTACCTGTACATGTAGATGTCCATATCCTGCCCAAGATTTTTGTTGCAGTAAAAACAGAAGCTCATGAAGGTCTCGGAGGGGTAGCTGATGTGAGGAGGAAGAAACACATTTTCCAAGGGAGAAGAAGAGCATCCAACATCAAAACAGCGACTCTCAATGATGCAGTTATCAAATATGTGAGTAGTTCTAGGGTTAGGCCCGTGGGAAATCACTcgagtgtagtcctctgaaagctcCATTTCACTAGCAGAGAAAACTCTCGGAGATTTGGAGGTTTCAAGAGCTGAATTGGCACACCCAAACGCAGATTTAGGAGATAGAGATGGAGAAAGTGTTGAATGGGCCAGGGGAGGATGGTTCTGAATCTTGAGCTGGGATCCAAACAGAATCATTCTGCTTTGTGACTTTGATGTTATTTCACCAAGAGCATCAACAAGCCCCTTTGAATCCAACTTATCCCAATAACGCTTGTGTTCACCAACTGGAGTTCTGGGGCTGTTTGTTTCTGACCAAAAAGGGTTCTTCAAGCCAGAGAAGGGCTTGGTGTCAAGTATGGAGGTTGGACTCATCATAGCCTCAGTTTCACACAACACTTTCGATGTGAAATTGGCGAATAGCTTTGGAGAACTGAAGAAAGATGATACGAGTTTCTTGTATTTTTCTGGTATAGATGGTGAGGAACTAGAAAATGCCATCAGAATCAGAGCTTGTCAGTCACTAGAAGATGCTTTGCATGGATCTCTTTATCACCATGGTTCATTTTTATTCTACATGAAAATAGTCAAAATAGTGAAATACTACCATCCtcacagaaaaaaataaaaaaaaatacaacattttTGGTTACACAGTTACACTTATACAAGTGTGAGTGTGTGTACGAGTGAAAGATTATAGGAATCACCTGAAGGGACAGTGCCATAACTTCGAGTAGAcaacatcaaaattcaaattaaaccaaTTCTATGCTTATCTGCGGTGTTGTACTACTACTACAGTGTACGAGACATGTGCAAAACTGCAGtcaataaattaacttttatgtGCAGAGTCAGAGACCATAAACTGGGAACAAGTTTCCATGAAACCCCTCTCTCTATTGTTGTTGGTTATACCTCCGTGACCTCCATTCATAAACCAGTGAGAAATTTggagaagaaaggaaaaaaaaaagaaaagagagaaaaactgaATATGGGAATGGTCACTTTTTCCCCGGCTTTGTCGCCCTGTTAGAGAGAATAGAATCAAAAGGGGTCTGAAAAACGACATGCAAAGAGAGTCTCAGTAGTCATGATCAAGGGACCAGACGTGCATGCATCAAACAAAGGAGGGTCGTTTGTATTTTGGCTACCTTTCAATTTCTTTGCGTGTGCGCCATTATTTCCCAAACATATCACAAACTCACCAAGACACACGAGAGTAAAACCAAAACTGGTCCCTAAATTCGCATTTCACCACCAAAACGGAAAAGgccaaatgataataataagaaaGAGAAAACAAGTAACGATGATAAATGATGAATGAAGTGAGAAGTccctttttatgtattttttctttctctctctctctctcctaatTCAGTAGTAGTAGTATTCACCCTTTATTTATTAACCTTTTTGTGAGTACTCTTAGTGGGGTTATCTAATCTTTACCTGGTTGCTCTTTATTTGCCCACTACTTGGGTCAGCCATCATGAAACCCTGAAAAATTGGCCCATAGATAGCAGCGCAGTGAGGGAAAAACAGAAAGCGGTTTGGTGGGTTATTGTGAAGACGCGTATGCATGAGAATCAGtggttttcatttaaaaaaacattgacTTTGCTCTCAACAATGGCAGTTTGCAATTAACTCTCTTTGGCTTTTGTGTGAGTGTCCCATAAAATTACCAGCAAAAAGGAATTAAGGTGGCGTTATATGAGAGGAAGCTTCCATCGGCTACCTCTTCGCGTCATTGGATCAAAGGCATACACATCATACATCCACATGTAATAATGTGCTTAACTAATTTTCAcaacatttaaatatattcttaatcatgaaaatataataactttaaaattagttttataatataaattctatttaacatttagattttttattatataaaataagaatcCAAATTTATGTAAAAAGTAGTAGTATTTAGTTTGTGACGGAGGGAATATCATTTAAATAGTGATGGACTCAGTTGCATCTTTTGTA encodes:
- the LOC100803983 gene encoding FCS-Like Zinc finger 8, which translates into the protein MAFSSSSPSIPEKYKKLVSSFFSSPKLFANFTSKVLCETEAMMSPTSILDTKPFSGLKNPFWSETNSPRTPVGEHKRYWDKLDSKGLVDALGEITSKSQSRMILFGSQLKIQNHPPLAHSTLSPSLSPKSAFGCANSALETSKSPRVFSASEMELSEDYTRVISHGPNPRTTHIFDNCIIESRCFDVGCSSSPLENVFLPPHISYPSETFMSFCFYCNKNLGQDMDIYMYRGERAFCSRECRDQGMMLEEGGDMHMGHS